In Hamadaea flava, a genomic segment contains:
- a CDS encoding MerR family transcriptional regulator, whose amino-acid sequence MRLLTIGQAARLAGVTAMALRHYDAIGLLRPAVVDPATGYRRYEQDQVDQARRIRQLRALDLPLDVVRRLLESDLDTVREALRQHRTRVDARITRLRGVLHAIDHALTDDGEPTMTTPEYADEADQHRHFAKTLFNEVWRLMEKEDRSPADDAWMIHMAHASAYHWLEVGTPENVARSHWQCSRVYTVVGRAEPALYHAHLVLETCRANGIGDWDLAFAYEALSRAYTLAGEKEQARSWLERARLAADEIAADDDRELLLADLATILV is encoded by the coding sequence ATGCGGCTGCTGACGATCGGGCAGGCGGCGCGCCTGGCCGGCGTGACCGCCATGGCGCTGCGGCACTACGACGCCATCGGGCTGCTGCGGCCCGCGGTGGTCGATCCCGCGACCGGCTATCGCCGGTACGAGCAGGATCAGGTGGACCAGGCCCGCCGGATCCGCCAGCTCCGCGCGCTCGACCTTCCGTTAGATGTTGTACGCCGACTGCTCGAGTCCGACCTCGACACCGTCCGGGAAGCACTCCGGCAACACCGCACACGGGTGGATGCACGGATCACCCGCCTGCGCGGCGTACTGCACGCGATTGATCATGCTCTGACCGATGACGGAGAACCGACGATGACGACCCCCGAATACGCCGACGAGGCCGACCAGCACCGGCACTTCGCCAAGACGCTGTTCAACGAGGTGTGGCGGTTGATGGAAAAGGAGGACCGCTCCCCCGCCGACGACGCTTGGATGATTCACATGGCGCACGCGTCTGCCTACCACTGGCTCGAGGTCGGTACGCCGGAGAACGTCGCGCGCAGCCACTGGCAGTGTTCCCGCGTCTACACCGTCGTCGGGCGGGCCGAGCCGGCGCTGTATCACGCCCATCTCGTGCTGGAGACCTGTCGCGCCAACGGCATCGGGGACTGGGACTTGGCCTTCGCTTACGAGGCACTGAGTCGTGCGTACACGTTGGCTGGCGAGAAGGAGCAGGCGCGGAGCTGGCTGGAGCGCGCGCGGCTGGCCGCCGACGAGATCGCGGCCGACGACGACCGCGAGCTGTTGCTCGCGGACCTGGCGACGATCTTGGTGTAG